A DNA window from Leptolyngbya sp. KIOST-1 contains the following coding sequences:
- a CDS encoding isopenicillin N synthase family dioxygenase: MTRPTIPVVSYPDLLSTTVARQRAIATLGEALEAVGFFILEPHPISPEVVRRAYQVAAEVFALPESAKAQYTFPQRQGQGGFSSLGSEQAKGYTVPDLKEFWHINFHNLNGTDTPWPQEVPSFRPVMTRLYQQLMACAEVLLGACAEYLGQPQDWLVSMATGGNTVLRLAHYPAVGATPPGSLRAAPHEDINLITLLCEATAPGLEILTQQGEWLPVQTHPGQIVVDTGDMLQNLTNGLFRSTTHRVVNPRSSQQARLSMPFFVHPRPEVDLTPIDSLIRRTGGVPQFPPITAAAYLAQRLEEIQVK; the protein is encoded by the coding sequence ATGACCCGGCCCACTATTCCCGTGGTGTCTTATCCCGATTTGCTCAGTACTACAGTAGCGCGGCAGCGGGCGATCGCCACCCTGGGGGAGGCCCTGGAAGCCGTAGGGTTTTTCATCCTCGAACCACATCCGATCTCGCCCGAGGTGGTGCGGCGAGCCTACCAGGTGGCGGCGGAGGTATTTGCCCTGCCCGAATCCGCCAAAGCCCAGTACACGTTCCCCCAACGCCAGGGCCAGGGGGGATTTTCGAGCCTGGGTAGTGAGCAGGCCAAGGGCTACACCGTTCCCGACCTGAAAGAGTTTTGGCACATCAATTTCCACAACCTGAACGGCACTGATACGCCCTGGCCCCAGGAAGTACCCTCCTTTCGCCCGGTCATGACGCGGCTCTACCAGCAGCTGATGGCCTGCGCCGAGGTACTGCTGGGGGCCTGTGCCGAATACCTGGGGCAGCCTCAGGACTGGCTGGTGTCGATGGCCACCGGGGGCAATACCGTACTGCGGTTGGCCCACTACCCGGCGGTGGGGGCGACTCCGCCCGGCAGCCTGCGGGCCGCGCCCCACGAAGATATCAACCTAATCACCTTGCTCTGTGAAGCCACCGCCCCTGGCCTGGAAATTCTGACCCAGCAGGGGGAGTGGTTGCCGGTTCAGACCCACCCCGGCCAGATTGTGGTCGATACGGGCGACATGCTGCAAAATCTGACCAATGGCCTGTTCAGGAGCACCACCCACCGGGTGGTCAACCCACGGTCGAGTCAACAGGCGCGGCTGTCCATGCCGTTTTTTGTCCATCCCCGTCCGGAGGTCGATTTGACCCCAATCGACAGCCTGATTCGGCGCACGGGCGGTGTGCCCCAGTTTCCGCCAATTACCGCCGCCGCCTACCTGGCCCAGCGGCTGGAGGAAATTCAGGTGAAGTAG
- a CDS encoding flotillin family protein, with protein sequence MAARMNQTETVALAEVMPPAPAIAQTGGQALGGGAIAVLIFAVLITIWGVNALVQICDPNKILIISGRRYRRADGQTMGYRVIYGGRTFRIPILETVKTMDLTTMPVPIEVTNAYSKGGTPLDIQAIANVKIARDETLVGNAIERFLGRGRDEISRVARETLEGNLRGVVATLTPEQLNEDRLEFAERIASDVRNDLVKLGLQLDTLKIQSVADRVDYLNSIGRRQIATVVKDAEIAESNAVAEAEQIEADSTRQAEVAQTQARTVIQEKENELRRITAEVEKQARIEEERTQAAAEEARARAQRELQAIRANLEQARLEVEKVLPARAQQRAQEFQARGAAATLEENAKASAQASQMLVKVWQDTGVNASELFLVQQLEMVLQEAGRIPNRLHLDKVNVIDNGDGKAIASLLSAYPEMVKQFLRQSEAILGIPLAASPIPPEQPPTPLNLPKTDAP encoded by the coding sequence ATGGCAGCAAGGATGAATCAGACCGAAACGGTTGCCCTGGCGGAGGTTATGCCCCCCGCCCCAGCGATCGCTCAGACGGGCGGGCAGGCCCTGGGGGGCGGGGCGATCGCCGTGCTGATCTTTGCCGTTTTGATCACGATCTGGGGGGTCAATGCCCTCGTGCAGATCTGCGACCCCAACAAGATTTTGATTATCTCGGGGCGCAGGTACCGCCGCGCCGACGGCCAGACCATGGGCTATCGGGTGATCTACGGCGGGCGCACGTTTCGCATTCCAATTCTGGAAACGGTCAAAACGATGGATTTGACCACCATGCCGGTGCCGATTGAGGTCACCAACGCCTACTCCAAGGGCGGCACACCGCTAGATATTCAGGCGATCGCCAATGTGAAAATCGCCCGCGATGAAACCCTGGTCGGCAATGCGATCGAGCGCTTTCTGGGCCGGGGCCGCGACGAAATTTCGCGGGTCGCCCGCGAAACCCTGGAGGGCAACCTGCGCGGCGTAGTGGCCACCCTCACCCCCGAGCAGCTGAACGAAGACCGGCTGGAGTTTGCCGAGCGCATTGCCAGCGATGTCCGCAACGACCTGGTCAAACTGGGCCTCCAGCTCGATACCCTAAAAATTCAAAGCGTGGCCGATCGGGTGGACTACCTCAACTCCATCGGGCGGCGGCAGATCGCCACGGTGGTCAAGGATGCTGAAATTGCCGAGTCCAACGCCGTGGCCGAGGCCGAGCAGATCGAAGCCGACAGTACCCGCCAGGCCGAGGTGGCCCAAACCCAGGCCCGCACCGTAATTCAAGAAAAAGAAAACGAGCTGCGCCGGATCACCGCCGAGGTGGAAAAGCAGGCCCGCATCGAAGAGGAGCGCACCCAGGCCGCCGCCGAAGAGGCCCGCGCCCGCGCCCAGCGAGAGCTGCAGGCCATTCGCGCCAACCTGGAGCAGGCCCGCCTGGAAGTCGAAAAAGTGCTGCCTGCCCGCGCCCAGCAGCGGGCCCAGGAGTTTCAGGCCCGCGGCGCCGCCGCCACCCTGGAAGAAAACGCCAAAGCCTCCGCCCAGGCCAGCCAGATGCTGGTCAAAGTCTGGCAAGACACCGGGGTCAACGCCTCGGAGCTGTTTCTGGTGCAGCAGCTGGAAATGGTGCTACAGGAGGCGGGCCGCATTCCCAACCGCCTGCACCTGGACAAGGTGAACGTGATCGACAACGGCGACGGCAAGGCGATCGCCTCCCTGCTCAGCGCCTACCCCGAAATGGTGAAGCAGTTCCTGCGCCAGTCCGAAGCCATCCTCGGCATTCCCCTCGCCGCCAGCCCCATCCCCCCCGAACAACCCCCCACCCCCCTCAATCTCCCTAAAACCGACGCCCCCTAG
- a CDS encoding OB-fold-containig protein translates to MLVYGICFVVGGIFVFLAAVGGLDGVDLAGDFDGDVDVAIDSDGDGTLDDIDFGTHLGETFAVLRSRWWLPLLSLRFWTFALCFFGLTGLLLNRVQPDLAPWLIALVALGMGLFCGLLAALVLRSLARQSVSSLIRPESLTGQIATVEIPFDLHSRGKVSLSLGGSIVSFFAITQEDREFRAGETVLVVGMEHGKLWVAAAEGMEGCGVDG, encoded by the coding sequence ATGCTGGTCTACGGAATTTGCTTTGTTGTGGGCGGGATTTTTGTCTTTCTCGCTGCCGTGGGCGGGCTCGATGGCGTAGACCTGGCGGGCGATTTCGACGGCGACGTTGATGTTGCCATCGACAGCGACGGTGACGGCACCCTGGACGATATCGATTTTGGCACCCACCTGGGCGAAACCTTTGCCGTCCTGCGATCGCGCTGGTGGCTGCCCCTGCTCAGCCTGCGCTTCTGGACCTTTGCCCTCTGCTTCTTTGGCCTCACCGGCCTGCTGCTGAACCGGGTACAGCCCGATCTGGCCCCCTGGCTGATTGCCCTGGTGGCCCTGGGGATGGGGCTCTTTTGCGGTTTGCTGGCGGCGCTGGTGCTGCGATCGCTCGCCCGCCAGTCCGTCAGCAGCCTGATTCGCCCCGAATCGCTGACGGGTCAGATCGCCACGGTAGAAATTCCCTTTGATCTCCACAGCCGGGGCAAAGTTAGCCTCAGCTTGGGGGGATCAATAGTCAGCTTTTTTGCCATCACCCAGGAAGACCGCGAGTTTCGTGCCGGTGAAACGGTGCTGGTGGTGGGGATGGAGCACGGCAAGCTGTGGGTGGCAGCGGCGGAGGGGATGGAGGGGTGCGGGGTGGATGGGTAG
- a CDS encoding peptidylprolyl isomerase — protein sequence MTPPSTPDLSLALHAGSQTVAAADVVPLLRRYGLLPNLLKELVIDQAVAAVTLTPEQTSQAVEQFLQVNQISTPEQYQSFLAQRGLSEADLAFLAERAQKLQQHKLDTWEPKVESYFLQRKSNLDRVLYSLIRTHEAGLAQEIFFRIQDDGQPFADLARQYSEGQEAQTGGLIGPVELSVPHPALARLLSISQPGQLWPPTRVGEWFVVVRLEKFLPARLNEATRQRLMDELFNTWLLEQVQAAVQANCAQPDSSSL from the coding sequence GTGACGCCGCCTTCAACCCCTGACCTTAGTCTGGCCCTGCACGCGGGTTCCCAGACTGTAGCCGCTGCCGATGTTGTCCCGCTGCTGCGCCGCTATGGTCTCCTTCCTAACCTGCTCAAAGAACTTGTGATTGATCAAGCTGTGGCTGCGGTCACCCTCACCCCCGAGCAAACCAGCCAGGCTGTGGAGCAGTTTTTGCAGGTCAACCAGATCTCCACCCCGGAGCAGTACCAGAGTTTTTTGGCTCAGCGGGGGCTGAGTGAAGCGGATCTGGCCTTTTTGGCAGAGCGCGCCCAAAAACTGCAGCAGCACAAGCTCGATACCTGGGAGCCCAAGGTCGAATCCTACTTTTTGCAGCGCAAGAGCAACCTTGACCGGGTCCTGTATTCCCTGATTCGCACCCACGAGGCTGGCTTGGCCCAGGAAATTTTCTTCCGCATTCAGGACGATGGTCAGCCTTTTGCCGACCTGGCCCGCCAGTACTCCGAAGGGCAGGAAGCCCAAACCGGTGGGTTGATTGGTCCCGTCGAACTGTCGGTGCCGCATCCGGCTCTGGCTCGCCTGCTTTCCATCAGCCAGCCCGGTCAGCTCTGGCCCCCTACCCGGGTGGGGGAATGGTTCGTGGTGGTGCGACTGGAGAAGTTTTTGCCCGCCCGCCTCAACGAGGCCACTCGCCAGCGCCTGATGGATGAACTGTTTAACACCTGGCTGCTGGAGCAGGTGCAGGCGGCTGTTCAGGCTAATTGTGCTCAGCCCGATTCAAGCAGTCTGTAG
- a CDS encoding PRC-barrel domain-containing protein produces MTLDKYRLRSDFLGTQVITRNSGQRLGIVSQVWVDVDQREVVAIGLRENIMSGLVSSTQQVMALTNIRQIGDVILVDDEAALDDEMSVAAYSTLVNCEVITETGEPLGRVRGFKFDVTNGRIETIVIASFGLPQIPDQVISTYELSIDEVVSSGPDRLIVFEGAEEKMVQLSVGLLERLGIGGAPWDRNDDSEYIMPVSTANQLPSGVQVPAEFSKARPATAEERWSDDDWGEPERIEEPLRAQQPAERYQAATLDDQNDYKAFDADFQEVTEDVWTEEDGGEPYEPKPLNIPQKKKVTEYEEELDY; encoded by the coding sequence ATGACCTTAGACAAGTATCGTCTCCGCTCCGACTTCCTGGGTACCCAGGTAATCACCCGCAACTCTGGTCAGCGCCTGGGGATTGTCAGTCAGGTGTGGGTGGATGTTGACCAGCGCGAAGTCGTGGCCATTGGCCTGCGGGAAAATATTATGTCTGGGCTGGTGTCGAGCACCCAGCAGGTCATGGCCCTGACCAACATTCGCCAAATCGGCGACGTGATTCTGGTGGACGACGAGGCCGCGCTAGATGATGAAATGAGCGTTGCCGCCTACAGCACCCTGGTCAACTGCGAGGTAATCACCGAAACCGGTGAACCCCTGGGCCGAGTGCGGGGCTTTAAGTTTGACGTCACCAACGGTCGCATCGAAACCATTGTGATCGCCTCCTTTGGCCTGCCCCAAATTCCCGACCAGGTGATCAGCACCTACGAACTCTCCATTGACGAGGTGGTTAGCAGCGGTCCCGATCGCCTGATTGTCTTTGAAGGGGCCGAAGAAAAAATGGTGCAGCTCAGCGTGGGGCTGCTAGAGCGCCTGGGCATTGGCGGCGCGCCCTGGGATCGCAACGACGACAGCGAATACATTATGCCGGTGTCCACCGCCAACCAGCTGCCCTCGGGGGTACAGGTGCCCGCCGAGTTTAGCAAGGCTCGCCCGGCCACCGCTGAAGAACGCTGGAGCGACGACGACTGGGGCGAACCCGAGCGGATTGAGGAACCGCTCCGAGCCCAGCAGCCCGCCGAGCGCTACCAGGCCGCTACCCTGGACGACCAGAACGACTATAAGGCCTTCGACGCCGATTTTCAGGAGGTCACCGAAGATGTCTGGACGGAGGAAGACGGGGGCGAGCCCTACGAGCCCAAACCCCTCAACATTCCTCAGAAGAAGAAAGTGACCGAGTACGAAGAAGAGCTGGACTACTGA
- a CDS encoding resolvase, translated as MGLDRMLCYQQVVGVEAVIDEITRLRQQFPVSMIVLGDQTASKGWKDTLSQLPDPPRIMLVDERYTTLEARDRYWQMYPPTGLAGLVPQSLRKIPRPIDDIVAILLIERYLNRLTGD; from the coding sequence ATGGGACTAGACCGTATGCTCTGCTACCAGCAGGTGGTCGGTGTCGAGGCCGTAATCGATGAGATTACCCGTCTGCGACAGCAGTTCCCGGTCTCTATGATTGTGCTGGGTGACCAGACCGCCTCTAAGGGCTGGAAAGATACCCTCAGCCAGCTGCCTGACCCACCGCGAATCATGTTGGTGGACGAGCGGTACACTACCCTGGAGGCCCGCGATCGCTACTGGCAGATGTATCCCCCGACGGGCCTGGCCGGCCTGGTACCCCAGTCGCTACGCAAAATTCCCCGCCCTATTGACGACATCGTAGCCATTTTGCTGATCGAGCGCTATTTGAACCGGCTGACCGGGGACTGA
- the smc gene encoding chromosome segregation protein SMC, translating to MHIKRVELSHFKSFGGTTQVPLLPGFTVISGPNGSGKSNILDALLFGLGLASSKGMRADRLPDLVNQNQMSRRATSEASVTVTFDLSDVPAELLMEGGDDEAPRALNGHAASGGSTNGHSTNDQNGNGQNGHGYAPVLAISEAEEPGGNLVPLPVGREWSVTRRLRVTSQGTYTSNYYINGEPCTLNQLHEQLQRFHVYPEGYNVVLQGDVTSIISMNSRERREIIDELAGVAAFDRKIDQARGKLEAVRDHEERFRIVERELQAQLERLAQDRQKAEKYQRLKETFQTKSQWESVLLWQSQQRAIAALHQTLEQGEAQSTALAAAIAQGQGAIAALETELAALNARIRAMGEDEHLALQAQVATHEAELRQLQRQEQENRTAAHQAAAQRRDTEIAQQQQQRELEQVGQAIEALTTGDLVALTEAKDQVQQALEERRQATLAIASASQTSIQQQSQLRQAIETLRSAIDPQRTEQIRLQERLRQLEQQIEALTEQRHSLAGDAEDAGDADLTAQLAAAEATVQDTAARIAAAEAELAVQRDTQTRLQKEQRDKQRELDKLEAQTQAMQESQGTHATKLLLESGMAGISGLVAQLGKVDPKYQLALEIAAGARLGYLVVEDDRVAAQGIQLLKQRRAGRATFLPLNKIRAPRFTPVPDWKRPDGFLDYAVNLIDCEPRYRDIFGYTFGSTVVFDTLASARQYLGDYRIVTLEGEILETSGAMTGGNVSSRSGSLHFGTVEPAESSEAQALRQRLGDIEVMLERGDRDLRTTSATLQTLSQSLIAQRQQYRELQLAGEQQQNQQQQQAQRRASLEAQLSQHQQELSSTQARLQELAASLPVQEAEIARQQQTLSELEQSAAHSEWQQAQAAVGQLEAQLSDRQQALQAAERRLQELHTQRQQLDLALNQAQQTLASLAQQQGDREGQLTQIQQQQAALNGEIAQLRQQMAALDQTLAAEKAARDELEQRLRTQRTQTQQQEWERQKLLETQQERRQQLTEAQELLATQAAELPDPLPEIPPETDLEELHKELRSLQRRMEAMEPVNMLALEEYNRTEERLGELTHKLTTLEEERTELLLRIETFTTLRRQAFTEAYNAVNENFQAIFAELSDGDGHLQLEDPEDPFNGGLNLVAHPKGKPVRRLASMSGGEKSLTALGFIFALQRYRPSPFYAFDEVDMFLDGANVERLSRMIKRQAELAQFIVVSLRRPMIESAQRTIGVTQARGAYTQVLGIDLEAQSATL from the coding sequence GTGCACATTAAGCGCGTCGAGTTATCCCATTTTAAGTCGTTTGGAGGAACGACCCAGGTGCCACTGCTGCCTGGGTTTACGGTCATTTCTGGCCCCAACGGCTCAGGGAAGTCGAACATTCTAGATGCGCTGTTGTTTGGCCTGGGGCTGGCCAGCTCGAAGGGCATGCGGGCCGATCGCCTGCCCGATCTGGTCAACCAGAACCAGATGAGTCGCCGCGCCACCTCAGAGGCCAGCGTCACCGTCACCTTTGACCTCAGCGATGTACCCGCCGAGCTGCTGATGGAGGGTGGAGACGACGAGGCCCCCCGTGCCCTCAACGGCCATGCCGCCAGCGGCGGTTCCACAAATGGCCATTCCACTAATGACCAAAATGGCAACGGCCAAAACGGCCATGGTTATGCCCCCGTCCTGGCTATTTCCGAAGCGGAGGAGCCTGGGGGCAACCTGGTGCCGCTGCCGGTTGGCCGCGAGTGGAGCGTGACCCGCAGGCTGCGGGTGACCAGCCAGGGCACCTACACCTCGAACTACTACATCAACGGCGAGCCCTGCACCCTCAACCAACTCCACGAGCAGCTGCAGCGCTTCCATGTCTACCCCGAGGGCTACAACGTGGTGCTCCAGGGGGATGTCACCAGCATTATTTCGATGAACTCCCGCGAACGCCGGGAGATCATCGATGAGCTGGCCGGGGTGGCCGCCTTCGATCGCAAAATTGACCAGGCCCGGGGCAAGCTCGAGGCCGTGCGCGACCACGAGGAGCGCTTTCGGATTGTGGAGCGCGAGCTGCAGGCCCAGCTGGAGCGCCTGGCCCAGGACCGGCAGAAGGCCGAAAAGTACCAGCGCCTGAAGGAAACCTTTCAGACCAAGAGCCAGTGGGAGTCGGTGCTGCTGTGGCAGAGCCAGCAGCGGGCGATCGCGGCGCTGCACCAGACCCTCGAGCAGGGCGAGGCCCAGTCCACCGCCCTGGCGGCGGCGATCGCCCAGGGGCAGGGGGCGATCGCTGCTCTGGAGACTGAGCTAGCCGCCCTCAACGCCCGCATTCGGGCCATGGGCGAGGACGAGCACCTGGCTCTCCAGGCCCAGGTGGCCACCCACGAGGCCGAGCTGCGCCAGCTCCAGCGCCAGGAGCAGGAAAACCGGACCGCCGCCCACCAGGCTGCTGCCCAGCGCCGCGATACCGAAATTGCCCAGCAGCAGCAGCAGCGTGAACTGGAGCAGGTGGGCCAGGCGATCGAAGCCCTCACCACGGGCGATCTGGTCGCCCTCACCGAGGCCAAAGACCAGGTGCAGCAGGCTCTGGAGGAGCGCCGCCAGGCCACCCTGGCGATCGCCTCTGCCTCCCAGACCAGCATTCAGCAGCAAAGCCAGCTCCGCCAGGCGATCGAAACCCTGCGCAGCGCCATCGACCCCCAGCGCACCGAGCAGATTCGCCTGCAGGAGCGGCTGCGCCAGCTGGAGCAGCAGATCGAAGCGCTCACCGAGCAGCGCCACAGCCTGGCCGGCGACGCCGAAGACGCTGGGGACGCTGACCTGACCGCCCAGCTTGCCGCCGCCGAGGCCACCGTTCAGGACACCGCCGCCAGGATCGCCGCCGCCGAAGCCGAGCTGGCGGTGCAGCGGGACACCCAGACCCGCCTGCAAAAAGAGCAGCGCGACAAACAGCGGGAACTCGACAAGCTGGAGGCCCAAACCCAGGCCATGCAGGAGAGCCAGGGCACCCACGCCACCAAACTGCTGCTGGAGAGCGGCATGGCGGGCATCAGCGGCCTGGTGGCCCAGCTGGGCAAGGTCGACCCCAAGTACCAGCTGGCCCTCGAAATTGCCGCCGGAGCGCGACTGGGCTACCTGGTGGTCGAGGATGACCGGGTGGCGGCCCAGGGTATTCAGCTGCTGAAGCAGCGGCGGGCCGGGCGCGCCACCTTTCTGCCGCTGAACAAAATTCGCGCCCCCCGGTTTACCCCCGTACCCGATTGGAAGCGCCCCGACGGGTTTCTCGACTACGCCGTGAACTTGATCGACTGCGAGCCGCGCTATCGCGACATTTTTGGCTACACCTTTGGCAGCACGGTGGTGTTTGACACGCTGGCCTCGGCCCGGCAGTACCTGGGCGACTACCGCATCGTCACCCTGGAGGGGGAAATTCTCGAAACCAGCGGGGCCATGACCGGGGGCAACGTATCATCGCGCTCGGGCAGTCTGCACTTTGGCACCGTAGAGCCCGCCGAATCGAGTGAGGCCCAGGCCCTGCGCCAGCGGCTGGGTGATATTGAGGTGATGCTGGAGCGCGGCGATCGCGACCTCAGAACCACCTCCGCCACTCTGCAGACCCTCTCCCAATCGCTGATTGCCCAGCGCCAGCAGTACCGCGAGCTACAGCTGGCGGGCGAACAACAACAGAATCAGCAGCAGCAGCAGGCCCAGCGCCGCGCCAGCCTCGAAGCCCAGCTCAGCCAGCATCAGCAGGAGCTGAGCAGCACCCAAGCTCGCCTGCAGGAGCTGGCCGCATCGCTGCCGGTCCAGGAAGCGGAGATTGCCCGCCAGCAGCAGACCCTCAGCGAACTGGAGCAGTCGGCGGCTCACAGCGAGTGGCAGCAGGCCCAGGCCGCCGTGGGGCAGCTGGAGGCCCAGCTCAGCGATCGCCAGCAGGCGCTCCAGGCCGCCGAGCGTCGCCTGCAAGAGCTGCACACCCAGCGCCAGCAGCTCGATTTGGCGCTTAACCAGGCCCAGCAAACCCTGGCCAGTCTGGCCCAGCAGCAGGGCGATCGCGAAGGGCAGCTCACCCAGATCCAGCAGCAGCAAGCTGCGCTAAATGGCGAAATTGCCCAGCTGCGCCAGCAAATGGCCGCCCTGGACCAAACCCTGGCCGCTGAAAAAGCCGCCCGCGACGAGCTAGAGCAGCGCCTACGCACCCAGCGCACCCAGACCCAGCAGCAGGAGTGGGAGCGCCAAAAGCTGCTCGAAACCCAGCAGGAGCGCCGCCAGCAGCTGACCGAAGCCCAGGAATTGCTGGCCACCCAGGCGGCGGAGCTGCCCGACCCGCTGCCCGAGATACCGCCCGAAACCGACTTAGAAGAGCTGCACAAAGAGCTGCGATCGCTCCAGCGCCGGATGGAGGCCATGGAGCCGGTCAACATGCTGGCCCTCGAAGAGTACAACCGCACCGAGGAGCGCCTGGGGGAACTCACCCACAAGCTCACCACCCTCGAAGAAGAGCGCACCGAACTGCTACTGCGGATCGAAACCTTCACCACCCTGCGGCGTCAGGCCTTCACCGAGGCCTACAACGCCGTCAACGAAAACTTTCAGGCCATCTTTGCCGAACTCTCCGACGGCGACGGCCACCTCCAACTCGAAGATCCCGAAGACCCCTTCAACGGCGGCCTGAATCTGGTCGCCCACCCCAAGGGCAAACCTGTGCGGCGACTGGCCTCGATGTCCGGGGGCGAAAAATCTCTCACCGCCCTGGGGTTCATCTTTGCCCTGCAGCGCTACCGGCCCTCCCCCTTCTACGCCTTTGACGAGGTGGACATGTTCCTCGACGGGGCCAACGTCGAGCGCCTCTCCCGCATGATCAAGCGCCAGGCCGAGTTGGCCCAGTTCATTGTGGTCAGCCTGCGCCGCCCCATGATCGAGTCGGCCCAGCGCACCATCGGCGTCACCCAGGCGCGGGGAGCCTACACCCAGGTGCTCGGCATCGATCTGGAGGCCCAGAGCGCCACCCTGTAA
- a CDS encoding flotillin family protein, with translation MSLIFTLLVVMFGATGSLLLVIKNLYYICQPSEVLIFAGDRRAVSDGRRVGYRLVKGGSSIRKPLLEKTFRMELTNMIIELKVASAYSKGGIPLNVDGVANIKIAGEEPAIHNAIERLLGKSREEIEKIARETLEGNLRGVLATLTPEQVNEDKMAFVRNLLDEADDDLAQLGLILDNLQIQNISDDVGYLNSIGRKQRADLLRDARIAEAEAKAQSALQAAENLKRTSLRQIEAKIATTRADADRRLQNALSQRQAAISEAESEIAAEVARTEAELAVQRERRNQVEQQLQADVIAPAVAACQQAQARAKGEAATIVEDGRARAEGIRELATTWQAAGDHAREIFLFQKLEGLLENLVNTVPEVSVDSMTVIDSGGGSSATKLASFMQQLKQTTGLDLSQTAQTLLHSHPAVVPPPSVNGHLEGAEES, from the coding sequence ATGAGCCTCATCTTCACCCTCCTGGTCGTCATGTTCGGGGCCACCGGCAGCCTGCTGCTCGTCATCAAAAACCTCTACTACATCTGCCAGCCCAGCGAGGTGCTGATCTTTGCGGGCGATCGCCGCGCCGTCAGCGACGGTCGCCGGGTGGGCTACCGGTTGGTCAAGGGCGGAAGCAGCATTCGCAAGCCCCTGCTGGAAAAGACCTTCCGCATGGAGCTTACTAACATGATCATCGAGCTGAAGGTGGCCAGCGCCTACTCCAAGGGCGGCATCCCCCTCAATGTCGATGGCGTGGCCAATATCAAGATCGCGGGGGAAGAACCGGCGATTCACAATGCGATCGAGCGACTGCTGGGCAAAAGCCGCGAGGAGATCGAAAAAATTGCCCGAGAAACCCTCGAAGGCAACCTGCGCGGGGTGCTCGCCACCCTCACCCCCGAACAGGTGAACGAGGACAAGATGGCCTTTGTGCGCAACCTGCTGGACGAGGCCGACGATGACCTGGCCCAGCTCGGCCTGATTCTCGACAACCTGCAGATTCAAAACATCTCCGACGATGTCGGCTATCTCAACTCCATCGGGCGTAAACAACGGGCCGACCTGCTGCGCGACGCCCGCATCGCCGAAGCCGAAGCCAAGGCCCAGTCGGCTCTCCAGGCCGCCGAAAATCTCAAGCGCACCTCCCTGCGCCAGATCGAGGCCAAAATTGCCACCACCCGCGCCGATGCCGATCGCCGCCTGCAAAATGCCCTCAGCCAGCGCCAGGCCGCCATTTCCGAGGCCGAGTCTGAAATTGCCGCCGAAGTGGCCCGTACCGAGGCCGAACTAGCTGTCCAGCGCGAGCGCCGCAACCAGGTCGAGCAGCAGCTCCAGGCCGATGTGATCGCCCCCGCTGTAGCCGCCTGCCAGCAGGCCCAGGCCCGCGCCAAGGGGGAGGCCGCCACCATCGTCGAAGACGGTCGCGCCCGGGCCGAGGGCATCCGCGAACTGGCCACTACCTGGCAGGCCGCCGGGGACCACGCCCGGGAAATTTTCCTGTTTCAAAAGCTGGAGGGGCTGCTGGAAAACCTGGTCAACACCGTGCCCGAGGTGTCCGTAGACAGCATGACCGTGATCGATTCAGGCGGGGGCAGCAGCGCCACCAAGCTGGCCAGCTTTATGCAGCAACTCAAGCAGACCACCGGGTTAGACCTCAGCCAAACGGCGCAGACCCTGCTCCACAGCCATCCCGCCGTCGTTCCCCCTCCCTCTGTCAATGGGCATCTCGAGGGGGCAGAAGAGAGCTAG